The following proteins are encoded in a genomic region of Alteromonadaceae bacterium 2753L.S.0a.02:
- a CDS encoding EamA-like transporter family protein, whose amino-acid sequence MSHSSPLSRYALLLFALLALAGNSLLCRTALVDYAADPGIFSLLRVLSGALVLWLIVTFRNLVYAAELKQTQITPKAPSTRLFSAFTLFVYFITFSYAYIWLDTGIGALVLFGMVQITIALTSIHRGHSVRINQWIGMALAISGLYLLVYTGISKRGWAGYLLMALAGIGWGFYTLSGRGSRDPLRDNAINFSLALPPVIVALFFSGSLDNTESWHAHRAILLAIFSGAVTSGIGYALWFYVVRQLDAMSSGIAQLTVPLIAAMGGTLFLGESFSLQMMLGAGLILGGVLWAMVLER is encoded by the coding sequence GTGTCGCACTCGTCCCCACTTAGCCGCTATGCCCTGCTGTTATTCGCCCTCTTGGCGTTAGCCGGCAATTCCCTACTTTGCCGCACCGCGCTGGTGGATTACGCAGCCGACCCCGGCATTTTTAGTTTGCTTCGCGTGCTATCCGGTGCTCTGGTGTTGTGGTTGATCGTTACCTTTCGCAATTTGGTGTATGCGGCGGAACTCAAGCAAACCCAAATCACGCCGAAGGCCCCCAGCACTCGTTTATTCTCGGCGTTTACACTATTTGTTTACTTTATAACGTTTTCGTATGCTTATATTTGGCTTGATACGGGTATTGGTGCACTTGTGCTGTTTGGTATGGTACAAATCACCATCGCTCTAACCAGCATACATCGCGGCCACAGCGTGCGTATCAATCAGTGGATAGGTATGGCCTTAGCCATTTCGGGTTTATATTTGCTGGTCTATACCGGAATATCCAAGCGCGGTTGGGCGGGTTATCTTCTGATGGCTCTGGCAGGTATCGGGTGGGGGTTTTATACGCTCAGCGGACGTGGCTCACGAGACCCACTGCGCGATAACGCAATCAACTTCAGCCTTGCTCTTCCGCCAGTAATTGTTGCTTTGTTTTTTTCCGGTTCCCTTGATAACACAGAATCGTGGCATGCCCATAGGGCAATATTACTGGCCATTTTTTCGGGCGCCGTTACATCTGGAATCGGCTACGCTCTGTGGTTTTATGTGGTACGTCAACTCGATGCAATGTCGTCTGGTATTGCCCAACTTACCGTTCCCTTAATTGCAGCTATGGGCGGCACCCTTTTTTTAGGGGAATCCTTCTCATTGCAAATGATGTTGGGGGCCGGCCTGATTCTCGGAGGTGTGCTATGGGCAATGGTATTAGAGCGTTAA
- a CDS encoding IS30 family transposase: protein MNKYVQLTQDERVLMSYLRWQGLPYAKIAAQLGRHRSTIYREFKRNSCHHIDGAYRPSKAQRRTRARRSRSRRNAQFTSADFAIICQYLKQKWSPEQVSGYLRRQGLRAPSYETIYRYIWNDKFYGGDMYKYLRQSIKKRRKRHNSSDSRGRLAGKRHISERPKAVETRRYKGHWEIDTVVSRASKDCIVTINERKSGFVMIGKLKDRTTDSLNKRVSMLINRNPESFKTITADNGTEFNQYKAIEAVHDVDFYFANPYHSWERGSNENLNGLIRQYLPRGCSMASLTQQQCDRIADQLNQRPRKRHDYKTPEDIFYGI, encoded by the coding sequence ATGAACAAGTATGTACAGCTTACCCAAGATGAAAGAGTACTCATGTCTTACTTGCGTTGGCAAGGGCTACCCTACGCTAAAATCGCTGCACAACTAGGTCGCCACCGCAGCACCATCTATCGCGAATTCAAGCGTAATAGCTGCCATCATATCGATGGGGCTTATCGCCCGTCTAAGGCTCAGAGACGAACACGTGCGCGACGTAGCCGTTCCAGGCGCAATGCCCAGTTCACCTCCGCTGACTTCGCCATAATCTGCCAATACTTGAAGCAAAAATGGAGCCCTGAACAGGTATCAGGCTACCTTCGTCGTCAAGGTCTTCGCGCCCCCTCCTACGAAACGATTTATCGATATATCTGGAACGATAAATTCTATGGAGGTGATATGTACAAGTACCTTCGTCAATCCATCAAAAAGCGCCGCAAGCGCCATAACTCCAGCGATAGCCGCGGTAGGCTCGCCGGTAAACGTCACATCTCGGAACGCCCAAAGGCCGTCGAAACACGGCGATACAAAGGGCATTGGGAAATCGATACCGTTGTAAGCCGTGCCTCAAAAGACTGTATCGTTACTATCAACGAACGTAAATCAGGGTTTGTCATGATAGGTAAACTTAAAGACCGCACCACTGACAGCCTGAACAAGCGAGTTTCGATGCTAATTAACAGAAACCCCGAGTCATTCAAAACCATCACCGCCGATAACGGAACCGAATTCAACCAATACAAGGCTATAGAAGCCGTCCACGATGTTGACTTCTATTTTGCGAATCCTTACCACTCTTGGGAGCGCGGTTCGAACGAAAATCTCAACGGCCTCATTCGACAGTATCTCCCCCGTGGATGCTCAATGGCTTCACTGACTCAGCAGCAGTGTGACAGAATTGCTGATCAACTGAACCAGCGTCCACGAAAACGACATGACTATAAAACTCCAGAGGATATTTTTTATGGAATTTAA
- a CDS encoding beta-glucosidase, which produces MAQRRNAYFLLFSVLILLVSVVRAESSGTPEKVESLLQKMTLDEKIGQMNQYNGFWDATGPAPTQGDNKKKYDDLRAGLVGSVLNVRGFQNVREFQQIAVQETRLGIPLIFGLDVIHGHKTLFPIPLAEAASWDLQAIEKSARIAAIESSAEGINWTFAPMVDISFDARWGRVAEGAGEDPYLGSKIAIARIKGFQGDDLSKPDTIAACAKHFAGYGFAEAGRDYNSVDMSLYRLHNSVLPPFQAAVQADVKTFMNAFNTLNGTPSTGSTYLQRDLLKGKWGFKGFVVSDWASIKEMVDHGVAQDLSEAAKRAVVAGSDMDMESHAYIKHLKKLVASGVVDENLIDDAVRRILTVKYELGLFDDPYRYNDKNRAEKWLYHSNHKAAARDVAKRSIVLLKNDKGLLPLSKSQKNIAVIGPLASDKNSPLGTWRVAGDDNTAVSLLEGLKVYSQNIHYQQGVKFSVGVEKFNTDISVETEDRKGIPAAVKLAGESDLVIMILGEHGYQSGEGRSRTSLDLPGLQQELLEAVYAANKNIVLLVASGRPLDLSWADAHVPTIVQTWQLGTESGNAIADVVFGEYNPSGKLPMQFPRSIGQVPFSYQHFSTGRPGPKDDVFWSRYIDEANTPLYPFGHGLSYANFGYSNLNATTKNGKVLVSVKVTNHSRVSGEEVVQLYIRDRVASLARPTQELKGFEKIMIAPGKSRSVEFELSEKELGFYNAKGEFVFEPGEFDIMVGGSSADVKRATVKL; this is translated from the coding sequence ATGGCGCAACGACGTAACGCTTATTTTCTGTTGTTTAGTGTGTTGATTTTATTGGTTTCAGTGGTTCGCGCTGAAAGCTCAGGAACTCCCGAAAAAGTCGAGAGTCTTTTGCAAAAAATGACACTCGACGAAAAAATTGGCCAAATGAACCAGTACAACGGCTTTTGGGATGCTACTGGGCCGGCTCCCACACAGGGAGATAACAAGAAAAAATACGATGATTTGCGGGCAGGATTAGTGGGCTCGGTATTGAACGTACGGGGTTTTCAAAACGTTCGCGAATTTCAGCAAATTGCCGTGCAAGAAACACGTCTGGGTATCCCTTTAATTTTTGGCTTAGATGTGATTCACGGGCACAAAACGCTGTTTCCGATTCCTTTGGCAGAAGCGGCCAGTTGGGATTTACAAGCCATCGAAAAATCTGCACGCATCGCCGCGATTGAGTCTTCCGCCGAAGGAATCAACTGGACTTTCGCTCCAATGGTGGACATTTCTTTCGATGCCCGCTGGGGGCGAGTCGCTGAGGGCGCCGGAGAAGATCCTTACCTCGGTAGTAAAATCGCAATTGCCCGCATTAAAGGTTTTCAAGGCGATGATCTTTCAAAACCAGACACCATAGCCGCCTGCGCCAAACATTTCGCCGGTTACGGATTTGCGGAGGCTGGCCGCGACTACAACAGTGTGGATATGAGTTTATACCGCTTGCACAACAGTGTTCTGCCGCCATTCCAAGCCGCTGTACAGGCCGATGTAAAGACCTTTATGAATGCCTTTAATACCTTAAACGGTACGCCATCAACCGGGTCGACCTACCTGCAACGCGATCTCCTTAAGGGCAAATGGGGCTTTAAAGGGTTTGTGGTATCCGACTGGGCATCCATTAAAGAAATGGTCGATCACGGCGTCGCGCAAGATCTCTCCGAAGCAGCAAAGCGCGCGGTTGTTGCCGGTTCCGATATGGATATGGAAAGCCACGCGTATATCAAACACCTGAAAAAGCTGGTGGCTTCTGGTGTTGTTGATGAAAATCTTATTGATGATGCGGTGCGCCGCATTTTAACAGTGAAGTACGAATTGGGATTGTTTGATGACCCCTACCGCTACAACGACAAAAACCGTGCTGAAAAATGGTTGTACCACAGCAATCACAAAGCGGCCGCACGTGACGTAGCCAAGCGTTCAATCGTATTACTCAAAAATGACAAGGGCCTGCTGCCGCTTTCCAAGTCGCAGAAAAACATTGCGGTGATCGGGCCATTGGCGTCTGATAAAAACAGCCCACTGGGTACCTGGCGAGTGGCTGGGGATGATAATACCGCTGTATCGCTGCTTGAGGGTTTAAAGGTTTATTCGCAGAATATTCACTATCAGCAGGGGGTAAAATTCAGTGTTGGCGTGGAAAAATTCAATACTGATATCAGCGTCGAAACTGAAGACCGTAAAGGCATTCCCGCGGCTGTAAAACTTGCCGGGGAATCTGACCTGGTGATTATGATACTGGGAGAACACGGTTATCAATCGGGCGAAGGGCGTAGTCGTACCAGTCTCGATTTGCCTGGCTTGCAGCAGGAATTGCTTGAGGCGGTTTACGCCGCAAACAAGAATATTGTTTTGCTCGTCGCCAGTGGTCGGCCGCTTGATCTATCCTGGGCCGATGCACATGTGCCGACAATCGTACAAACCTGGCAACTGGGAACCGAAAGCGGCAATGCGATCGCCGATGTAGTGTTTGGCGAATACAACCCCAGTGGCAAATTACCGATGCAGTTTCCGCGCAGCATTGGGCAGGTGCCTTTTTCCTATCAGCACTTTTCAACGGGTCGACCCGGACCAAAAGATGATGTGTTCTGGTCGCGCTATATCGATGAAGCCAATACCCCGCTGTATCCCTTTGGACACGGCTTGAGCTACGCCAACTTTGGTTATTCGAACCTGAATGCTACGACTAAAAACGGTAAGGTTTTGGTGAGCGTAAAAGTGACCAATCACAGCCGGGTTAGCGGTGAGGAAGTGGTGCAGCTTTATATTCGTGATCGTGTCGCCAGCCTGGCTAGACCGACTCAGGAATTGAAAGGTTTTGAAAAAATTATGATAGCCCCTGGAAAGTCCCGCTCTGTTGAATTCGAACTGAGCGAAAAAGAGCTCGGCTTTTACAATGCAAAAGGCGAATTTGTATTTGAGCCCGGTGAGTTCGACATTATGGTAGGCGGTAGCTCAGCTGATGTTAAGCGAGCTACTGTTAAACTGTAG
- a CDS encoding CubicO group peptidase (beta-lactamase class C family) — protein MCRRSSENLFLFFKSALLLCCLLSRIGEASSPESIYQALKDAAQQELANTGTPSLQIAVASDASKIMSIAVGLADVENLVPAKNDTKYRTASVAKWFTASAALLLSEKGNLDLDAPVQKYCSDYPVKHWPITTRQLVSHTAGVRHYIDFEAEIRKATSKSVKAALEKQQLLEQVSEVTRYTDVIAPLNSFKNDPLMFEPGTDWLYSSFGYRLLACVVQGAAKQTYTSLMEALIFTPSGMTHTQADDAWTIISERSAGYHLNRDRSLRNADLRDVSENLPAGGYLSTATDLVKFALAYNSTLVSPKTRKLMSESQHAPLDNSQEKTWRDAIPQADKYGYGLMLFSKYEPGLIGHTGRQAGGSAILLLQPNTGVAVAVMTNAKGWNGFLPFALKIKSIFEKYLEIPR, from the coding sequence ATGTGTAGAAGGAGCTCAGAGAACCTCTTTCTTTTTTTTAAATCAGCCCTGCTGCTATGCTGCCTGCTTTCAAGAATCGGCGAAGCAAGCTCCCCGGAAAGTATCTACCAAGCCCTTAAAGATGCCGCGCAACAAGAGCTGGCCAACACCGGTACTCCCTCACTGCAAATAGCGGTGGCCAGTGATGCATCGAAAATTATGAGTATTGCTGTCGGGCTCGCAGATGTTGAGAATCTGGTGCCCGCAAAGAATGACACCAAATATCGTACCGCATCGGTCGCTAAATGGTTTACTGCAAGCGCGGCCTTACTTTTGAGCGAAAAGGGCAATCTGGATCTGGATGCACCCGTGCAGAAATATTGCAGTGATTACCCCGTTAAGCATTGGCCGATCACCACACGGCAATTGGTAAGCCACACCGCAGGCGTGCGTCACTACATTGATTTTGAGGCAGAGATACGCAAAGCCACCTCGAAATCTGTCAAAGCGGCTCTTGAAAAACAACAGCTGTTGGAACAGGTAAGCGAAGTTACTCGGTACACCGATGTAATCGCACCCTTAAATTCCTTCAAAAATGACCCGCTGATGTTTGAACCAGGAACCGATTGGTTATACAGCTCGTTTGGCTATCGTTTGCTCGCTTGCGTAGTACAGGGAGCTGCCAAGCAAACCTACACATCGCTTATGGAAGCACTCATTTTTACGCCTTCGGGAATGACGCATACCCAAGCCGACGATGCCTGGACGATAATTTCTGAACGCAGCGCCGGCTACCACTTGAATCGCGACAGGAGCTTGCGCAATGCCGATTTACGCGATGTTTCCGAAAATCTGCCAGCTGGTGGATACCTCTCAACAGCTACCGACCTAGTGAAATTCGCTCTCGCATATAACAGTACGCTGGTTTCGCCAAAGACGCGGAAATTGATGTCTGAGTCACAACATGCTCCGTTGGACAATTCCCAGGAAAAAACCTGGCGAGACGCCATTCCCCAGGCGGATAAGTACGGTTACGGGTTGATGCTGTTTTCCAAATACGAACCTGGATTAATTGGCCACACAGGCCGACAAGCCGGCGGTTCGGCAATTTTATTATTGCAACCTAACACGGGAGTGGCGGTCGCAGTTATGACCAATGCGAAAGGCTGGAACGGCTTTTTACCGTTTGCGTTAAAAATAAAATCGATATTTGAGAAATATTTGGAAATACCCAGATAA
- a CDS encoding DUF971 family protein, with the protein MESLPFPPSAVQLHKQDCLLEIVWLNGTHSLIEFADLRRHCVCASCQAKKIVGIPLEKGSCEIVNLELLGREGLQLDFADGHRQSIYSWPYLFAFSRGNIDEHLFPYLDNSIQIL; encoded by the coding sequence ATGGAATCTTTACCGTTTCCTCCTTCGGCCGTGCAACTTCATAAACAAGATTGTTTGTTAGAAATTGTTTGGCTGAATGGAACCCACAGTTTGATTGAGTTTGCTGATTTGCGGCGACACTGTGTATGTGCCAGCTGTCAAGCAAAGAAAATCGTTGGTATTCCGCTCGAGAAGGGCAGTTGCGAAATCGTGAACCTGGAATTGCTGGGGCGTGAAGGCTTACAGCTTGATTTCGCAGATGGTCATCGTCAGAGCATTTATTCATGGCCTTATTTATTCGCTTTTTCGCGGGGCAATATTGATGAGCATCTTTTTCCTTATTTAGACAACAGCATTCAAATTTTATAG
- a CDS encoding ATP-dependent RNA helicase RhlE yields the protein MSFASLGLSESILKALSEKGYQQPTPVQQKAIPAILAGRDVMAAAQTGTGKTAGFTLPILENLSKGNRAGSNQARALVLTPTRELAAQVAESVQAYGKFLPLSSTVVFGGVKINPQMMRLRRGADILIATPGRLWDLYQQNAVKFKHLEILVLDEADRMLDMGFIHDIRKIISVLPKARQNLLFSATFSDDIRKLAKTIIHNPVEFSVTPRNATAKSVTQWLCPVDKKRKPALLSHLIKTENWQQVLVFSRTKFGANRLAAFLEKAGISSAPIHGNKSQNARIKALADFKAGKIRALVATDIAARGLDIDQLPQVVNVDLPNVPEDYVHRIGRTGRAGASGQAISLVSADEIKQLCDIEILTQKTIERRYVDGFEPVHELPESSRNSAPKSPKKVKKTKPSKRSGNTSEKQLSKGKTPKSHTSRTSTPKSNASKTNAPQNKAPTQRRSRSSQKSTRRPQQGQP from the coding sequence ATGAGTTTTGCCTCTCTCGGGCTTTCCGAGTCGATCCTTAAGGCCTTAAGTGAAAAAGGCTACCAACAACCTACCCCGGTGCAGCAAAAAGCGATTCCCGCCATCCTAGCCGGACGCGATGTGATGGCTGCTGCGCAAACCGGCACCGGTAAAACAGCAGGTTTCACTTTACCGATTCTTGAAAACCTCTCGAAAGGTAACCGCGCAGGTTCAAATCAGGCGCGTGCTTTGGTGTTAACACCCACCCGCGAGCTTGCCGCACAGGTGGCTGAAAGCGTTCAGGCATACGGTAAATTTCTGCCGCTCAGTTCAACAGTGGTATTTGGTGGGGTAAAAATCAACCCTCAAATGATGCGCCTGCGCCGCGGCGCAGACATTCTTATCGCAACACCCGGTCGCTTATGGGATTTGTATCAGCAAAATGCGGTAAAGTTTAAACATCTGGAAATACTGGTACTTGATGAAGCCGATCGCATGCTGGATATGGGCTTTATTCACGATATTCGCAAAATTATATCGGTACTTCCGAAAGCGCGTCAGAACCTGTTATTTTCGGCCACTTTTTCCGACGACATTCGCAAACTGGCTAAAACCATAATTCACAATCCGGTGGAGTTTTCGGTAACACCGCGCAATGCCACCGCCAAGAGTGTTACCCAATGGTTGTGTCCCGTGGATAAAAAGCGCAAGCCAGCGCTATTGAGCCATTTGATAAAAACCGAGAACTGGCAACAGGTGTTGGTATTTTCGCGCACTAAGTTTGGTGCGAATCGGCTCGCCGCCTTTCTGGAAAAAGCGGGAATTAGTTCGGCTCCAATTCATGGCAATAAGAGTCAAAATGCGCGTATTAAAGCCCTGGCTGATTTTAAAGCGGGGAAAATTCGCGCCTTGGTTGCTACAGATATTGCCGCGCGGGGTCTCGATATTGATCAGTTACCGCAAGTGGTAAATGTCGATTTACCCAATGTACCGGAAGACTATGTACACCGCATTGGTCGCACCGGTCGTGCCGGCGCAAGCGGACAGGCCATTTCGCTGGTATCTGCGGATGAGATTAAGCAACTCTGTGATATTGAAATTTTAACGCAGAAGACTATCGAGCGGCGCTATGTGGATGGCTTTGAGCCCGTACATGAATTACCGGAGTCCAGCCGTAATTCGGCACCCAAGTCGCCTAAAAAAGTGAAAAAAACCAAGCCGTCTAAGCGTTCGGGTAATACCTCAGAAAAGCAATTGTCGAAAGGGAAAACGCCAAAAAGCCATACCTCGAGAACCTCAACGCCGAAAAGTAACGCCTCAAAAACTAACGCACCACAAAACAAAGCCCCAACTCAGCGAAGATCGCGTTCGTCCCAAAAAAGTACCCGAAGGCCACAGCAGGGACAACCCTAA
- a CDS encoding small-conductance mechanosensitive channel, which yields MALLESWVSTPGNFQGILLVVVTITFALLLHWLVFYLLLKSTNSISSTPWRSVLKKIRTLALFGFIVLAIKFTLPLVVMPPNTELFLNYMVRLLLVGITGWLVLQMSNGLLEYSIARQRIDVEDNLVARKMRTRLRVLRQALATVIVLVTIAAMLLVFPEARSIGLSLFASAGVAGIVVGFAARPVLSNLLAGIQIALTQPIRIDDAVVIEGEWGWIEEITSTYVVIKIWDWRRLVVPLSQVIEKPFQNWTRQTASIIGSVTWHTDYSLPVDAMRSKLMQLLQDSPHWDGDVQVLQVVEAGPETMTLRALMSAKNSPTAWDLRCEIREKMIAWLQNSHPTALPRKRLQGELLSQTTSE from the coding sequence ATGGCCTTGTTGGAATCATGGGTAAGCACCCCGGGCAATTTTCAGGGAATCCTGCTAGTCGTTGTTACGATCACCTTTGCGCTGCTATTACATTGGCTGGTGTTTTACCTTCTGCTGAAATCCACAAATTCTATTTCTTCTACGCCCTGGCGCAGCGTTCTCAAAAAGATTCGCACCCTGGCGCTGTTTGGGTTCATTGTATTGGCTATCAAATTCACACTACCTCTGGTAGTGATGCCACCAAATACCGAATTATTTTTAAATTATATGGTGCGGCTGCTCCTGGTAGGAATCACTGGTTGGCTGGTGCTGCAAATGAGTAATGGGCTCCTGGAATACAGCATTGCGCGGCAGCGAATCGATGTAGAAGATAACCTTGTGGCGCGCAAAATGCGCACTCGTCTTCGAGTGCTCCGCCAGGCGCTCGCAACAGTAATTGTGCTGGTTACCATAGCTGCCATGTTGTTGGTATTTCCGGAGGCACGGAGTATCGGGTTGTCACTTTTTGCCTCTGCCGGAGTCGCCGGAATTGTTGTCGGTTTCGCCGCGCGGCCCGTACTGTCCAATTTACTGGCAGGTATCCAAATTGCACTTACGCAACCCATTCGCATCGATGATGCGGTGGTTATCGAGGGCGAGTGGGGCTGGATTGAGGAAATTACCTCCACCTATGTGGTTATAAAAATCTGGGACTGGCGACGCTTGGTGGTCCCTCTGAGTCAGGTGATCGAAAAACCTTTTCAGAACTGGACACGACAAACGGCGTCAATTATTGGTAGTGTTACCTGGCACACCGATTACAGCCTTCCAGTCGACGCGATGCGCTCCAAGCTAATGCAGTTGTTGCAGGACTCACCACATTGGGATGGCGATGTTCAGGTGCTGCAAGTTGTCGAAGCTGGGCCGGAAACCATGACGCTACGTGCTTTAATGAGCGCAAAGAACAGCCCAACAGCCTGGGACCTGCGCTGTGAGATTCGTGAAAAAATGATCGCCTGGTTGCAGAACAGCCACCCAACAGCCCTGCCTCGTAAACGGCTTCAGGGCGAACTTCTGTCGCAAACTACCTCAGAGTAA
- a CDS encoding ABC-type amino acid transport substrate-binding protein, translating to MVGAIISFMAFNTNAIPLGDKLVTIATYESPPYQVTAEPTLSGSSVGALRCVLDNLGRPYKIVVYPQKRAFQSLRAGRVDALLSVTPEQVNHVDLFTLSQPIALEKWVIFSHAVQGDLVSDVGANYFGSLGVILGSPQENWLEQRNYPIKSRVLDMQILLNMFAMNRFDSVLVDLHQARRDEYQPSEGKLSHSYLHFVKYSPKSVAFSKPFAANNAQFISEFNNTISGCLPVSMRLDSAEREHLIFEGSHFFNSIQEDASVRQQVQQQNQSPPLQSADIDTLEYAWRWGAHQKSIQHLFSGVVQSQAALNLISLKERSRGVIREIIVTDKLGFNAVVTDKTSDFYQGDESKFSEVVQHTPVQVYASPIQYDASTARFLVHVSFPLFGRGDKVIGVAILGIDPEIALANRHLWGSDSNPATGFAVGK from the coding sequence ATGGTTGGCGCAATAATATCTTTTATGGCATTTAATACTAATGCTATTCCGCTAGGCGATAAACTCGTTACTATTGCCACTTACGAAAGCCCTCCTTACCAAGTCACTGCAGAACCAACACTTAGCGGTAGTTCTGTGGGTGCATTACGTTGCGTGCTGGACAACCTGGGGCGGCCCTACAAAATCGTGGTTTATCCTCAAAAGCGCGCCTTCCAAAGTTTGCGGGCGGGGCGTGTCGATGCCTTATTAAGTGTCACTCCCGAGCAAGTGAATCATGTTGATTTGTTTACCCTCTCTCAGCCCATAGCTCTTGAAAAGTGGGTTATCTTCAGCCATGCCGTTCAAGGCGATCTGGTGAGTGATGTGGGGGCAAATTACTTCGGTAGTCTTGGCGTTATTTTGGGTTCCCCGCAGGAAAATTGGCTGGAACAACGTAATTACCCGATTAAAAGCCGCGTTTTGGATATGCAAATATTGCTTAACATGTTTGCAATGAACCGATTCGATAGCGTGTTAGTGGATTTGCATCAGGCACGACGCGACGAGTACCAACCTAGCGAAGGTAAGTTGAGCCATAGCTACTTACATTTTGTGAAATATTCTCCAAAGTCGGTGGCTTTTTCCAAACCATTTGCCGCTAATAATGCGCAGTTTATTTCGGAGTTCAACAACACCATCAGCGGTTGTTTGCCGGTGTCGATGCGTCTCGACAGCGCTGAGCGCGAACATCTGATCTTTGAGGGGAGTCACTTTTTTAATAGCATTCAGGAAGATGCTTCGGTACGCCAACAGGTGCAACAGCAAAACCAATCTCCGCCTCTACAATCTGCCGATATCGATACTCTGGAATACGCCTGGCGCTGGGGGGCTCATCAAAAATCTATTCAACATTTGTTTTCAGGCGTAGTGCAATCTCAGGCGGCACTGAACTTGATAAGCCTCAAAGAGCGTTCGCGCGGCGTGATTCGAGAAATTATTGTTACTGATAAATTGGGCTTCAATGCCGTGGTTACCGATAAAACCTCTGATTTCTACCAAGGCGATGAAAGCAAATTTAGCGAAGTGGTGCAGCACACGCCGGTGCAGGTTTATGCGAGCCCAATACAATACGACGCATCGACCGCGCGTTTCCTTGTTCACGTTTCGTTTCCGCTTTTCGGGCGTGGTGATAAAGTTATCGGGGTGGCAATTTTAGGAATAGACCCGGAAATCGCGCTCGCCAATCGACACCTTTGGGGGTCTGATAGCAATCCGGCGACTGGCTTCGCGGTTGGAAAATAA
- a CDS encoding LysR family transcriptional activator of nhaA yields the protein MKQLNYNHLQYFYTVAREGGVHRAAKKLHVTPQTISGQLSSMENYLGYQLFNRVDKRLVLNEMGQIAYAYAEDIFRLGAELGDVLSAQKAKGELNYVVGVLESVPKIFAYDLLHKSFSLEKQVKLTVREGDFSALLKEFAVNRLDLIISDRPIPPRMGVKGYSHLMAESGFTFYTSPLLPELDAENFPQCLNGYPVLMPGDNSVQKNLLLSWLESEGVSPKIIAEFDDTALMKMFGHEGHGGFFSPTMIEPFVMKQFPNLRMIGREQVVKDQFYAISPQRRVANPVTKQVIQEARKLSLAVPSMDV from the coding sequence ATGAAACAACTGAATTACAACCACTTGCAGTATTTCTACACTGTAGCGCGCGAGGGGGGCGTCCATCGCGCAGCAAAGAAGCTGCACGTAACTCCTCAAACAATCAGTGGCCAACTTAGCAGCATGGAAAACTACCTCGGTTACCAGTTGTTTAATCGGGTTGACAAGCGCTTGGTGTTGAACGAAATGGGACAGATTGCCTATGCCTATGCGGAAGATATATTTCGTTTGGGCGCCGAGTTGGGCGATGTTCTCTCAGCACAGAAAGCGAAGGGCGAGCTGAATTACGTGGTCGGGGTATTGGAATCGGTGCCAAAAATATTCGCCTATGATCTGCTACATAAAAGTTTTTCGCTGGAAAAGCAGGTGAAACTCACAGTGCGTGAGGGCGATTTTTCTGCGCTGCTGAAAGAATTTGCCGTCAATCGCCTGGATTTAATCATTTCCGATCGCCCCATTCCGCCGCGCATGGGGGTGAAGGGCTACAGCCATTTGATGGCTGAGTCGGGTTTTACCTTTTATACGTCTCCGCTGTTACCCGAACTTGATGCGGAAAATTTTCCGCAGTGTCTCAACGGTTATCCCGTGTTAATGCCTGGTGACAACTCGGTTCAAAAAAACCTACTGCTGTCTTGGTTGGAATCCGAAGGCGTTTCACCGAAGATAATCGCAGAATTTGACGACACTGCGCTAATGAAAATGTTTGGTCATGAAGGACACGGCGGTTTTTTCTCGCCGACCATGATAGAACCCTTTGTGATGAAGCAATTTCCCAATTTGCGGATGATAGGTCGTGAGCAGGTGGTAAAAGATCAGTTTTACGCCATAAGCCCGCAGCGGCGGGTTGCCAATCCGGTGACGAAACAGGTTATTCAGGAGGCGAGAAAACTCTCCCTGGCGGTACCATCAATGGATGTCTGA